In Halobaculum rubrum, the following are encoded in one genomic region:
- a CDS encoding universal stress protein — MISRILVPMDDSEMARLALEYALENHPDADITVLSVVGGPSAMGGVATALALEENLEEAAQERAQEVFDGARDIAAEYDVDISTEVQLGHPARAILNRADDFDAVMIGSHGGSVADRLVVGNVAKRVFRNSPVPVIVAR, encoded by the coding sequence ATGATCTCACGGATCCTCGTTCCGATGGACGACTCGGAGATGGCACGACTAGCCCTCGAATACGCCCTCGAGAACCATCCGGACGCCGATATCACCGTCTTGAGCGTCGTGGGAGGACCGTCGGCGATGGGAGGGGTAGCCACCGCGCTCGCTCTGGAGGAGAACCTCGAAGAGGCCGCTCAGGAGCGCGCCCAGGAGGTGTTCGACGGCGCCCGGGATATCGCCGCCGAGTACGATGTCGATATCTCCACCGAGGTCCAACTGGGGCATCCGGCACGGGCGATTCTGAACAGGGCCGACGATTTCGATGCGGTCATGATCGGGAGCCACGGCGGCTCGGTGGCCGACCGACTGGTCGTCGGAAACGTCGCAAAGAGAGTGTTCCGCAACTCCCCCGTCCCTGTAATCGTCGCCCGGTGA
- a CDS encoding helix-turn-helix domain-containing protein, whose amino-acid sequence MSVHATVAVAPREFALSRTLTVAGDARIELERVIPLEGRLAPYLTVTAADPARVCDLVAAEPAVADVEAVHRGDDQWVLCVRWGERHSPMLAALVDADVACTEAVEAHGTWHLTLRFHSHEALADWYHRCLERGVRPTVERVRDGSGGGGSSESPALTSAQREALATAYESGYFAVPRKVTLAELAERLEISDTATSQRLRRGMQNMLADVFAARTVDR is encoded by the coding sequence ATGAGTGTTCACGCGACGGTGGCGGTGGCGCCGCGCGAGTTCGCCCTCAGTCGGACGCTGACCGTCGCGGGCGACGCCCGGATCGAGCTCGAACGGGTGATCCCCTTGGAGGGTCGGCTTGCGCCGTACCTCACGGTGACCGCCGCCGACCCGGCGAGGGTGTGTGACCTCGTCGCCGCGGAGCCGGCCGTCGCCGACGTCGAGGCGGTCCACCGGGGCGACGACCAGTGGGTACTGTGTGTCCGCTGGGGCGAACGGCACTCGCCGATGCTCGCGGCGCTCGTCGACGCCGACGTGGCCTGTACCGAGGCGGTTGAGGCTCACGGGACCTGGCACCTCACGCTCCGGTTCCACAGTCACGAGGCGTTGGCGGACTGGTATCACCGGTGCCTCGAGCGGGGCGTTCGGCCGACCGTCGAGCGGGTCCGCGACGGGAGCGGCGGTGGAGGGTCGTCGGAATCACCCGCGCTCACGAGCGCACAGCGGGAGGCGCTCGCGACCGCATACGAGTCGGGGTACTTCGCGGTGCCGCGGAAGGTGACGCTCGCGGAGCTCGCCGAGCGCCTCGAGATCTCCGACACCGCGACCTCACAGCGGCTCCGCCGGGGGATGCAGAACATGCTCGCGGACGTCTTCGCTGCGCGCACCGTCGATCGCTGA